In Streptomyces sp. NBC_01707, a genomic segment contains:
- a CDS encoding ABC transporter ATP-binding protein has protein sequence MTTAVTIPRHGGTGGRTAVAARARQVVKAYGAGETRVVALDHVDVDIARGQFTAIMGPSGSGKSTLMHCLAGLDTVTSGEIHLDETEITKLKDKKLTQLRRDRIGFIFQAFNLLPTLNALENITLPMDIAGRKPDAEWLRQVVDTVGLAERLKHRPTELSGGQQQRVAVARALAARPEIIFGDEPTGNLDSRAGAEVLTFLRKSVDELNQTIVMVTHDPVAASYADRVLYLADGRIVDEMHNPTADQVLDRMKDFDARGRTS, from the coding sequence GTGACAACGGCTGTAACCATTCCCAGGCACGGGGGCACTGGAGGGCGTACGGCCGTCGCTGCGCGAGCGCGCCAGGTCGTCAAGGCGTACGGAGCCGGGGAGACCCGGGTCGTCGCGCTCGACCATGTCGATGTGGACATCGCCCGCGGGCAGTTCACGGCGATCATGGGCCCGTCCGGCTCCGGCAAGTCGACGCTGATGCACTGCCTGGCCGGTCTGGACACCGTGACCTCGGGTGAGATCCACCTGGACGAAACCGAGATCACGAAGCTCAAGGACAAGAAGCTCACCCAGCTGCGCCGGGACCGGATCGGCTTCATCTTCCAGGCGTTCAACCTGCTCCCGACGCTCAACGCGCTGGAGAACATCACGCTGCCCATGGACATCGCCGGCCGCAAGCCCGACGCCGAATGGCTGCGGCAGGTCGTGGACACGGTCGGTCTCGCCGAGCGGCTGAAGCACCGCCCCACCGAGCTCTCCGGCGGCCAGCAGCAGCGCGTCGCGGTGGCCCGGGCGCTCGCCGCCCGCCCGGAGATCATCTTCGGTGACGAGCCCACCGGGAACCTGGACTCGCGGGCCGGCGCCGAGGTGCTGACCTTCCTGCGCAAGTCGGTCGACGAGCTGAACCAGACCATCGTCATGGTCACCCACGACCCGGTGGCCGCCTCCTACGCCGACCGGGTGCTGTACCTCGCGGACGGTCGCATCGTCGACGAGATGCACAACCCGACGGCCGACCAGGTCCTCGACCGCATGAAGGACTTCGACGCGCGCGGGCGGACGTCATGA
- a CDS encoding ABC transporter permease, which produces MTVWKTSMRNFFAHKGRMALSAVAVLLSVAFVCGTLVFTDTMNTTFDKLFAATSADVTVSPRNAQGADEMPQNGRPVSLPAAAVEQAGEADGVKTAEGAVTSMSVTVVDSHNKNMGSSTGAPTIAGNWTRNDLRSMEITSGHAPRGPTEVMVDADTADKHHLKIGDELRTIAVTGDIRATISGIASFKVTNPGAAVVYLDTATAQAKLLGKPGVFTHISVTAEPGVSDTQLKKNVATALGDSAAYKLQTQQEAAEANKDSMGSFLDVMKYAMLGFAGIAFLVGIFLIVNTFSMLVAQRTREIGLMRAIGSSRRQVNRSVLVEALFLGFVGSVLGVGAGIGVAIGLMKLMTAMGMNLSTEDLTVAWTTPVLGVALGVIVTVVAAYVPARRAGKISPMAALREVGTPADGRSGRVRALIGLVLTAAGGAALYTAAQADEASTGSLFLGAGVVLTLIGFIVIGPLLAGFVVRVLSTVVLRMFGPVGRMAERNALRNPRRTGATGAALMIGLALVACLSVVGSSMVASATEELDRSVGADFIVQPSGNPPQPIVPQAAKALEAVPGIEHITDYKSVGAKLTAPDGAVEDEGVVAADPTYQDDLRRETVSGNLADAYGKDAMSVGDTYATRHKIEVGDRITVAFKDGGTAKLKVAAITSDDTNVDKGAMYTNITTAEKYVPADKMPKNMIMFAKAQDGKQKEAYAALKDALAAYPQYTVQNQADFKQDLKDQIGQLLNIVYGLLALAIIVAVLGVVNTLALSVVERTREIGLMRAIGLSRRQLRRMIRLESVVIALFGALLGLGLGMGWGTAAQKLLALEGLGVLEIPWPTILTVFVGSAFVGLFAALVPAFRAGRMNVLNAIATE; this is translated from the coding sequence ATGACCGTCTGGAAGACCTCGATGCGCAACTTCTTCGCGCACAAGGGACGGATGGCGCTCTCCGCCGTCGCGGTCCTGCTGTCGGTGGCGTTCGTGTGCGGCACGCTCGTCTTCACCGACACGATGAACACCACGTTCGACAAGCTGTTCGCGGCGACCTCGGCCGATGTCACCGTCAGCCCCAGGAACGCGCAGGGCGCCGACGAGATGCCGCAGAACGGCAGGCCCGTCTCGCTGCCCGCCGCAGCTGTCGAGCAGGCCGGTGAGGCCGACGGGGTGAAGACCGCCGAGGGCGCGGTCACCAGCATGTCCGTCACCGTCGTCGACAGTCACAACAAGAACATGGGCTCCTCGACCGGCGCCCCGACGATCGCGGGCAACTGGACTCGGAACGACCTGCGTTCGATGGAGATCACCTCCGGACACGCACCGCGCGGACCGACCGAGGTCATGGTCGACGCCGACACCGCGGACAAGCACCACCTGAAGATCGGTGACGAGCTGCGCACCATCGCCGTCACCGGCGACATCAGGGCGACGATCAGCGGTATCGCCTCCTTCAAGGTCACCAACCCGGGTGCGGCCGTGGTCTACCTCGACACCGCCACCGCGCAGGCCAAGCTGCTCGGCAAGCCCGGTGTCTTCACCCACATCTCCGTCACCGCCGAACCCGGTGTCAGTGACACGCAGTTGAAGAAGAACGTCGCCACCGCCCTCGGTGACAGCGCCGCGTACAAGCTCCAGACCCAGCAGGAGGCCGCGGAGGCCAACAAGGACTCGATGGGTTCCTTCCTCGACGTGATGAAGTACGCGATGCTCGGCTTCGCCGGGATCGCCTTCCTCGTCGGCATCTTCCTCATCGTCAACACCTTCTCGATGCTGGTGGCCCAGCGCACCCGCGAGATCGGCCTGATGCGGGCCATCGGCTCCAGCCGCAGGCAGGTCAACCGGTCCGTGCTGGTCGAGGCGCTGTTCCTCGGCTTCGTCGGCTCCGTCCTCGGCGTCGGTGCCGGAATCGGTGTCGCCATCGGCCTGATGAAGCTCATGACCGCCATGGGTATGAACCTGTCCACCGAGGACCTCACGGTCGCCTGGACCACTCCGGTGCTCGGGGTGGCGCTCGGCGTCATCGTCACCGTCGTCGCCGCGTACGTCCCGGCCCGCCGGGCCGGGAAGATCTCCCCGATGGCCGCCCTGCGCGAAGTCGGCACCCCGGCGGACGGCCGCTCCGGCCGGGTACGGGCCCTGATCGGTCTGGTCCTCACGGCCGCCGGTGGCGCCGCCCTGTACACCGCGGCGCAGGCCGACGAGGCGAGCACCGGATCGCTCTTCCTCGGTGCCGGTGTCGTCCTCACCCTGATCGGCTTCATCGTGATCGGTCCGCTGCTGGCCGGCTTCGTGGTCCGGGTGCTCAGCACGGTGGTGCTGCGGATGTTCGGTCCGGTCGGACGGATGGCGGAGCGCAACGCGCTGCGCAACCCGCGGCGTACCGGAGCGACCGGAGCGGCCCTGATGATCGGCCTCGCGCTGGTGGCCTGTCTCTCCGTCGTCGGCTCGTCGATGGTCGCCTCGGCGACCGAGGAGCTCGACAGGTCGGTCGGCGCGGACTTCATCGTCCAGCCGAGCGGCAACCCGCCCCAGCCGATCGTGCCGCAGGCCGCGAAGGCCTTGGAGGCCGTCCCGGGTATCGAGCACATCACCGACTACAAGTCGGTCGGTGCCAAGCTCACCGCCCCCGACGGCGCGGTCGAGGACGAGGGTGTCGTCGCCGCGGACCCGACGTACCAGGACGACCTGCGCCGCGAGACGGTCTCGGGGAATCTGGCCGACGCCTACGGCAAGGACGCCATGTCGGTCGGTGACACGTACGCCACCCGGCACAAGATCGAGGTCGGCGACCGGATCACCGTCGCGTTCAAGGACGGTGGGACGGCGAAGCTGAAGGTCGCCGCGATCACCTCGGACGACACGAACGTCGACAAGGGCGCGATGTACACCAACATCACGACCGCCGAGAAGTACGTCCCCGCCGACAAGATGCCGAAGAACATGATCATGTTCGCCAAGGCGCAGGACGGCAAGCAGAAGGAGGCGTACGCGGCCCTCAAGGACGCCCTCGCCGCCTACCCGCAGTACACCGTGCAGAACCAGGCCGACTTCAAGCAGGACCTGAAGGACCAGATCGGCCAGCTGCTGAACATCGTCTACGGTCTGTTGGCGCTCGCGATCATCGTCGCGGTGCTCGGTGTGGTGAACACCCTGGCCCTGTCGGTGGTCGAGCGGACCCGGGAGATCGGCCTGATGCGTGCCATCGGCCTCTCCCGCCGCCAGCTGCGCCGCATGATCCGCCTGGAGTCGGTGGTCATCGCGCTCTTCGGTGCCCTGCTCGGCCTCGGCCTGGGCATGGGCTGGGGCACGGCCGCGCAGAAGCTGCTGGCCCTGGAAGGCCTCGGCGTGCTGGAGATTCCGTGGCCGACGATCCTCACGGTCTTCGTCGGCTCGGCCTTCGTCGGCCTGTTCGCGGCCCTGGTCCCGGCGTTCCGGGCGGGCCGGATGAACGTGCTGAACGCGATCGCCACCGAATAG
- the mfd gene encoding transcription-repair coupling factor, translating to MSLHGLLDAVVRDPALAEAVKAASDGHRMHVDLVGPAAARPFAVAALAREAGRTVLAVTATGREAEDLAAALRTLLPPDSIAEFPSWETLPHERLSPRSDTVGRRLAVLRRLAHPRADDPETGPVSVVVAPVRSVLQPQVKGLGDLEPVALRIGQSADLGKTVEALAAAAYSRVELVEKRGEFAVRGGILDVFPPTEEHPLRVEFWGDDVEEIRYFKIADQRSLEIAEHGLWAPPCRELLLTDEVRERAAALAERHPELGELLGKIAEGIAVEGMESLAPVLVDDMELLLDVLPKGSMALVCDPERVRTRAADLVATSQEFLQASWAATAGGGEAPIDVDAASLWGIADVRDRARELNMMWWSVSPFAADAELDEDTLKLTMHAPESYRGDTARALADTKGWLAEGWRTVYVTEGQGLATRTVEVLGGEGIPARLDADLAEISPSVVHVSCGAIDHGFVDPALKLAVLTETDLTGQRTATKDLGRMPARRRKTIDPLTLETGDYIVHEQHGVGRYIEMVQRTVQGATREYLLVEYAPAKRGQPGDRLYIPTDQLEQVTKYVGGEAPTLHRLGGADWTKTKARAKKAVKEIAADLIKLYSARMAAPGHVFGPDTPWQRELEDAFPYAETPDQLTTIAEVKEDMEKSVPMDRLICGDVGYGKTEIAVRAAFKAVQDGKQVAVLVPTTLLVQQHYGTFTERYSQFPVSVRALSRFQSDTESKATLQGLREGSVDLVIGTHRLFSSETKFKDLGLVIVDEEQRFGVEHKEQLKKLRANVDVLTMSATPIPRTLEMAVTGIREMSTITTPPEERHPVLTFVGPYEEKQIGAAIRRELLREGQAFYIHNRVESIDRAAARLRQIVPEARIATAHGQMSEQALEQVVVDFWEKKFDVLVSTTIVESGIDISNANTLIVERGDNFGLSQLHQLRGRVGRGRERGYAYFLYPPEKPLTETAHERLATIAQHTEMGAGMYVAMKDLEIRGAGNLLGGEQSGHIAGVGFDLYVRMVGEAVADYRASLEGGVEEEPPLEVKIELPVDAHVPHDYAPGERLRLQAYRAIASATTEDDIKAVREELTDRYGKLPEPVENLLLVAGLRMLARACGVGDIVLQGPNIRFAPVELRESQELRLKRLYPKTVIKPALHQILVPRPTTGRVGGKPVVGRELLAWTGEFLTTILGS from the coding sequence ATGAGCCTGCACGGTCTGCTGGATGCCGTCGTACGTGACCCGGCACTCGCCGAAGCGGTGAAGGCCGCCAGCGACGGCCACCGGATGCATGTCGACCTCGTCGGCCCTGCTGCTGCCCGCCCCTTCGCCGTGGCCGCACTGGCCCGCGAGGCCGGGCGGACGGTGCTCGCCGTCACCGCGACCGGACGGGAGGCCGAGGACCTGGCCGCCGCCCTGCGGACGCTGCTGCCCCCGGACAGCATCGCCGAGTTCCCGTCCTGGGAGACCCTGCCGCACGAGCGGCTCTCACCGCGCTCCGACACGGTGGGCCGCCGTCTCGCGGTGCTGCGCCGGCTCGCGCACCCGAGGGCCGACGACCCCGAGACCGGCCCGGTCAGCGTCGTCGTCGCACCGGTGCGTTCCGTACTGCAGCCGCAGGTCAAGGGGCTGGGCGACCTGGAGCCCGTGGCGCTGCGCATCGGCCAGAGCGCCGATCTCGGCAAGACCGTCGAGGCGCTCGCGGCAGCCGCGTACTCCCGGGTCGAACTGGTCGAGAAGCGCGGTGAGTTCGCCGTCCGTGGCGGCATTCTGGACGTTTTCCCGCCGACCGAGGAGCACCCCCTCCGGGTGGAGTTCTGGGGCGACGACGTCGAGGAGATCCGCTACTTCAAGATCGCCGACCAGCGGTCGCTGGAGATCGCCGAGCACGGGCTGTGGGCGCCGCCCTGCCGTGAGCTGCTGCTCACCGACGAGGTGCGCGAACGGGCCGCCGCCCTCGCCGAGCGCCACCCGGAGCTGGGCGAGCTGCTCGGCAAGATCGCCGAAGGGATCGCGGTGGAGGGCATGGAGTCCCTCGCCCCGGTCCTCGTCGACGACATGGAGCTGCTGCTCGACGTGCTGCCCAAGGGGTCGATGGCGCTGGTCTGCGACCCTGAGCGGGTCCGCACCCGGGCCGCGGACCTGGTCGCCACCAGCCAGGAGTTCCTCCAGGCGTCCTGGGCGGCGACGGCTGGTGGTGGTGAAGCCCCGATCGATGTCGACGCCGCCTCCCTGTGGGGCATCGCGGACGTCCGCGACCGGGCTCGCGAGCTGAACATGATGTGGTGGTCGGTCTCGCCGTTCGCCGCGGACGCCGAGCTCGACGAGGACACGCTGAAGCTCACGATGCACGCCCCGGAGTCGTACCGCGGCGACACCGCCCGGGCGCTCGCCGACACCAAGGGCTGGCTCGCCGAGGGCTGGCGCACGGTGTACGTCACCGAGGGCCAGGGGCTCGCCACCCGTACCGTCGAGGTGCTCGGCGGCGAAGGCATCCCGGCCCGCCTCGACGCGGACCTGGCGGAGATCTCGCCGTCGGTCGTCCATGTCTCGTGCGGTGCGATCGACCACGGCTTCGTCGACCCGGCGCTGAAGCTCGCCGTCCTCACCGAGACGGACCTGACCGGTCAGCGCACCGCCACCAAGGACCTGGGCCGGATGCCGGCCCGCCGCCGCAAGACCATCGACCCGCTGACGCTGGAGACGGGCGACTACATCGTCCACGAGCAGCACGGTGTGGGCCGCTACATCGAGATGGTGCAGCGCACGGTGCAGGGCGCCACCCGCGAGTACCTGCTCGTCGAGTACGCCCCCGCCAAGCGTGGCCAGCCCGGTGACCGCCTCTACATCCCGACCGACCAGCTGGAGCAGGTCACCAAGTACGTCGGCGGTGAGGCCCCCACCCTGCACCGGCTCGGCGGCGCCGACTGGACGAAGACCAAGGCGCGTGCCAAGAAGGCCGTCAAGGAGATCGCCGCCGACCTCATCAAGCTGTACTCGGCGCGGATGGCGGCGCCCGGCCATGTCTTCGGCCCCGACACCCCGTGGCAGCGCGAGCTGGAGGACGCCTTCCCGTACGCGGAGACGCCGGACCAGCTCACCACGATCGCCGAGGTCAAGGAGGACATGGAGAAGTCGGTCCCGATGGACCGGCTGATCTGCGGCGACGTCGGGTACGGCAAGACGGAGATCGCGGTGCGTGCCGCGTTCAAGGCGGTGCAGGACGGCAAGCAGGTGGCCGTTCTCGTTCCCACCACGCTCCTGGTCCAGCAGCACTACGGCACGTTCACCGAGCGCTACTCCCAATTCCCGGTCAGCGTACGGGCGCTGAGCCGCTTCCAGTCCGACACCGAGTCGAAGGCGACCCTTCAAGGTCTGCGTGAGGGCTCCGTCGACCTGGTCATCGGCACGCACCGGCTGTTCTCCTCGGAGACGAAGTTCAAGGACCTGGGGCTGGTCATCGTCGACGAGGAGCAGCGCTTCGGCGTCGAGCACAAGGAGCAGCTGAAGAAGCTCCGGGCCAACGTCGACGTGCTCACCATGTCCGCGACGCCGATCCCCCGCACGCTCGAGATGGCTGTCACCGGCATCCGCGAGATGTCGACGATCACCACGCCTCCCGAGGAGCGCCACCCGGTCCTGACCTTCGTCGGCCCGTACGAGGAGAAGCAGATCGGCGCGGCCATCCGTCGTGAACTGCTGCGTGAGGGGCAGGCGTTCTACATCCACAACCGTGTCGAGTCCATCGACCGCGCGGCCGCCCGCCTCCGCCAGATCGTCCCCGAGGCCCGGATCGCGACCGCACACGGGCAGATGTCGGAACAGGCCCTGGAGCAGGTCGTCGTCGACTTCTGGGAGAAGAAGTTCGACGTCCTGGTCTCGACGACGATCGTCGAGTCCGGCATCGACATCTCCAACGCCAACACGCTGATCGTGGAGCGCGGCGACAACTTCGGTCTCTCCCAGCTCCACCAGCTGCGCGGGCGCGTCGGCCGTGGCCGGGAGCGCGGTTACGCGTACTTCCTGTACCCGCCGGAGAAGCCGCTCACCGAGACCGCCCACGAGCGCCTGGCCACGATCGCCCAGCACACGGAGATGGGCGCGGGCATGTACGTGGCCATGAAGGACCTGGAGATCCGCGGCGCCGGAAACCTTCTGGGCGGCGAACAGTCCGGCCACATCGCGGGCGTCGGCTTCGACCTGTACGTACGCATGGTCGGCGAGGCCGTCGCCGACTACCGGGCCTCGCTCGAAGGCGGCGTCGAGGAGGAGCCGCCGCTGGAGGTCAAGATCGAGCTCCCGGTCGACGCGCACGTCCCGCACGACTACGCCCCCGGCGAGCGGCTGCGTCTCCAGGCGTACCGCGCGATCGCGTCCGCCACCACGGAGGACGACATCAAGGCGGTCCGCGAGGAGCTCACCGACCGCTACGGCAAGCTCCCGGAGCCGGTCGAGAACCTCCTGCTCGTCGCGGGCCTGCGGATGCTGGCCCGTGCCTGCGGCGTCGGCGACATCGTGCTCCAGGGCCCGAACATCCGGTTCGCCCCGGTGGAACTGCGCGAGTCGCAGGAACTGCGCCTGAAGCGCCTCTACCCGAAGACGGTGATCAAGCCGGCTCTCCACCAGATCCTGGTCCCGCGCCCGACCACCGGAAGGGTCGGCGGCAAGCCGGTCGTCGGCCGCGAACTGCTGGCCTGGACCGGCGAGTTCCTCACGACGATTCTGGGGTCGTGA
- a CDS encoding TetR/AcrR family transcriptional regulator: MSSDRTYHHGDLRRAVLTAALDVIRTEGPGALSLRDLARRAGVSHAAPAHHFKDRTGLLTAIAAEGYGLFADALADAPDLRERGVRYVRFAAGHPAHFQVMFQPELHHPDDPELLAAKARAAQALRAGVTGLPAEGRGDDPRLAGIAAWSLAHGYATLLLSGNLNDPLGDRNPEEVFRSLTRLLFTTPESS; encoded by the coding sequence ATGAGCAGCGATCGCACCTACCACCACGGCGACCTGCGACGGGCCGTCCTCACCGCCGCACTCGACGTCATCCGCACCGAGGGCCCCGGCGCCCTGAGCCTGCGCGACCTGGCCCGCCGGGCCGGCGTCTCCCACGCCGCCCCCGCCCACCACTTCAAGGACCGCACGGGCCTGCTCACCGCCATCGCCGCCGAGGGGTACGGACTCTTCGCCGACGCGCTCGCCGACGCGCCGGACCTACGGGAACGGGGTGTGCGGTACGTACGGTTCGCGGCCGGCCACCCCGCGCACTTCCAGGTGATGTTCCAGCCGGAGCTCCACCACCCGGACGACCCGGAACTCCTCGCGGCGAAGGCCCGCGCGGCACAGGCGCTGCGCGCAGGGGTCACCGGCCTCCCCGCCGAGGGACGCGGTGACGACCCGCGCCTCGCCGGCATCGCCGCCTGGTCCCTGGCCCACGGCTACGCCACCCTGCTCCTCAGTGGCAATCTGAACGACCCGCTGGGCGACCGGAACCCCGAGGAGGTGTTCCGGTCGCTCACCCGGCTGCTGTTCACGACCCCAGAATCGTCGTGA
- a CDS encoding HNH endonuclease family protein translates to MLPALCAAAVLALAGCDPDDVTAGGSGSGGGGQSAGGFGAGPLSNPDGTKPGLAPLTSDTDRAAARKLIEKVDTKGRGPKTGYERDKFGYAWKDSVDGIPLSRNGCDTRNDLLARDGKDVELRSGSDCVVVSMTLKDPYTGSTIEWSKRQATKVQIDHVMPLSYDWQMGASRWPEAKRQQIANDPLNLIPVDGPANNAKRDSGPASWLPPYKQIRCSYAVRFAQVSLKYALPVTTADKRAMLAQCGG, encoded by the coding sequence ATGCTGCCCGCGCTGTGCGCGGCGGCGGTTCTGGCCCTGGCGGGCTGTGACCCCGATGACGTGACCGCCGGTGGCAGCGGATCGGGGGGCGGCGGGCAGTCGGCGGGCGGCTTCGGCGCCGGCCCGCTGAGCAACCCCGACGGCACGAAGCCCGGCCTCGCCCCTCTCACCTCCGACACGGACCGGGCCGCCGCCCGGAAGCTCATCGAGAAGGTCGACACGAAGGGCCGCGGGCCGAAGACCGGTTACGAGCGGGACAAGTTCGGCTACGCCTGGAAGGATTCGGTCGACGGGATCCCGCTGTCCCGCAACGGCTGCGACACCCGCAACGACCTGTTGGCCAGGGACGGAAAGGATGTCGAGCTCCGGTCGGGGTCGGACTGCGTCGTCGTCTCCATGACCCTCAAGGACCCGTACACCGGCTCGACCATCGAGTGGAGCAAGCGGCAGGCGACGAAGGTCCAGATCGACCACGTCATGCCGCTCTCGTACGACTGGCAGATGGGCGCCTCGCGCTGGCCCGAGGCCAAGCGTCAGCAGATCGCCAACGACCCGCTCAACCTGATCCCGGTCGACGGCCCGGCCAACAACGCCAAGCGTGACTCCGGCCCGGCCTCCTGGCTGCCGCCGTACAAGCAGATCCGCTGCTCGTACGCGGTGCGGTTCGCGCAGGTCTCGCTGAAGTACGCGCTGCCGGTGACCACCGCCGACAAGCGGGCGATGCTGGCGCAGTGCGGCGGTTGA
- a CDS encoding N-acetyltransferase — MELKITTLAARPELAGPMQEMPETWPEFVLEDLVGWANYPRLAVDFPEYALVATDPDGGVAARAYSVPFALHVPGRGELPEGGWDQSLLWAFSDLRRGRTPDTVGAVEIAVAKGRQGEGISGRMVAAMRENAGRLGFRELVAPVRPSAKHLDASAPMEEYARRTRAEDGLPFDPWLRVHVRAGGVIEAVAPVSMTVSGSLERWRSWTGLPFDEDGPVEVPGALVPVQCSVAHGYAVYVEPNVWVRHRV; from the coding sequence ATGGAGCTGAAGATCACCACCCTCGCCGCGCGCCCCGAGCTCGCCGGACCCATGCAGGAGATGCCCGAGACCTGGCCGGAGTTCGTCCTGGAGGACCTCGTCGGGTGGGCCAACTACCCCAGGCTCGCCGTCGATTTCCCGGAGTACGCGCTCGTCGCGACGGACCCGGACGGCGGTGTCGCCGCGCGGGCGTACAGCGTGCCGTTCGCGCTGCATGTCCCTGGGCGCGGGGAGTTGCCCGAGGGTGGCTGGGACCAGTCGCTGCTGTGGGCCTTCTCCGACCTGCGGCGTGGGCGTACGCCGGACACGGTCGGCGCGGTCGAGATCGCCGTCGCCAAGGGGCGGCAGGGGGAGGGGATCTCGGGGCGGATGGTCGCCGCGATGCGGGAGAACGCCGGGCGGCTCGGGTTCCGGGAGCTCGTCGCCCCCGTGCGGCCGAGCGCCAAGCACCTGGACGCCTCGGCCCCGATGGAGGAGTACGCCCGCCGGACCCGGGCGGAGGATGGGCTTCCGTTCGACCCGTGGCTGCGCGTCCATGTGCGGGCGGGCGGTGTGATCGAGGCGGTGGCGCCGGTGTCCATGACGGTGTCGGGTTCCCTCGAGCGGTGGCGGTCCTGGACCGGGCTGCCGTTCGACGAGGACGGCCCGGTGGAGGTTCCGGGGGCGTTGGTGCCGGTGCAGTGTTCGGTGGCGCACGGATACGCGGTGTACGTGGAGCCCAATGTCT